From Chloracidobacterium thermophilum B:
TGATGCGCAGTCGGTCAACCACGGGGTTGAAGTCCATGCCATAGCCGTTGGCCGGCAGGGCGACCGGCGTTGTGCCATCCGCCTGCACAAAGGCTACGGCCGAGGGGGCCAGCGGGCTGCACGCGCCGGTTTTGGGATCAACGAGGTAGAGCGTGCCGTTGGACGCCGAGCTGTTGATACCCAGAGCGTAGAACTGCCCCGTGGCCGGACGGTAGTCCACCCCGACCAGTTGTTCCGTGGCGGCCACACCGGTCACTGGAACCTCGTTGGCCGCCAAGCTGCCGATGCTCACCTGTACCAGGCGCGTGCCGTTCTGGTTGAGCGTGACGGCTATAACGTTTGCCCGGCGTGGCAACGATGTGTCCACTTTGGGCAGGTGCGCGAAAGCAGCCAGCCTGTGGTTGCCCGCCCCGAAGGTGCGGCAGGGCAAAAAGCAACCGTACCGGGTAGGCGGTGTGAGCGTGCGGTCGTTGGAAAGGCTCGGCCAATCTTCAGGCCGGAGGCGGCCCGGCCACTTGGGCCAGCGCCCGGTGATAGTGCGCAGCCGTGCCTTCCGAAAAGCACATGAGGGTGACGTGCAGCGTCGGGTAGAGGGTCGTCAGCGCCGTCCACAGGGTATGGATGGCAATGGGCGCAGCGCGTTCGACAGGAAAGCCGTAAGCGCCGGTGGAAATGGCCGGGAAGGCAAGCGTTTGCAGACCATGCGCCGCCGCCAGTGCCAAGCTGTTGCGATGACACTCAGCCAGTATTTCGTCTTCTCCATGAGTGCCGCCACGCCATACGGGGCCGACGGTGTGGATGACCCAGCGGGCCGGGAGGCAGTAGCCACGGGTCAGCTTGGCCTGTCCCGGCGGACAACCGCCGAGCGTCCGGCACTCTTCCAGCAGCTCCGGGCCGGCAGCGCGGTGAATGGCCCCATCCACGCCTCCGCCGCCCAGCAGGGAAGGATTGGCGGCATTGACAATGGCATCACCGGCAAAGCGCGTGATGTCGCCAACGGTCACGATGAGACGATCAGGAATCAGTGTGGTCATGCGGTTGGGGAGTCGGCGGGATGCCCAGAATGGTCAGCTTGTGGCGGTTTGCCAGGGCAATGACGGCATCGCGGTCAAAGATGAGCGTCTTGCCGGCAGTCACGGCCAGGGCTGTCGCGCCAGCCGTCAGCATGGTTTCGATGGTCGCCCGTCCGATGACAGGCACATCGAAGCGCATATCCTGCTGTGGTTTGGCCACTTTGACAACGGTGAGTTCGCGCCGGTGGGCGAGTTCTCCGGCACGCAGGATGGCGGCGTCCGTCCCTTCCATGGCTTCGACGGCCACGACGGCGCGGTTGCGTACGACGATGGTCTGTCCGAGGTCCAGCCCGGCGATGACCTGGGCGACTTCCAGCCCGTAGTCAATGTCGGCACGCTCGCGGGCCGTGGGCTGGCGTTTGGTCAGAACACCAGCCGGGGCGAGCAGGTGCGGAACAAAGAGGGTGGAATCCACGAGTTCAATGCCGTCGGCCGCGAGTTCGGCCACCACGGCTCCAAGCAGCGAATCCGTGTTGTTGCGCGCCAGCTTGAGCAGCATCGTCGCCATGCGCCAGTCGGGAAGCGCCCCGCTGAAAATCTGGCGGTGCTTGACCTGTCCCGCCATGATGGCCCGCCGGACGCCTTCCCGGCGGAAGAAGCGGATCATCTTTCCAAGCTGCCCCAGTCCGCACCACTCAACCTTCACGCCCGTGCGGTCAATGTCGGGTGACGTTTCTTCCCGGATAGCCGCCACGACCATGCGGACGCCGGCCGCCCGCGCGCCTTCCAGGACGTAAAAGGGAAACTGCCCGTTGCCGGCAATGAGGCCGTAGGTCTCCGTATGACTGGTCACAGTCCCGGGCGCGTCTGGCAGGGCGTCCGACATGGCAGCGACCGGCATGAGCGTCAGCGCCCACCTTCCGTCGGCTTGGTTTCGGAGGGTTTGTCCGTGGCCGGCTTGGACTCCGCCGGCTTGTCGTCTGTGGGCTTCGGCGAGGTGTTCTGGTCGGCGCTTGTCCCGGCCGCCGACTTTTCAGACTTGGGCAGCAGGGCGGAGCCGGCCGGGCGGGCCGAGCCAAAGTTGACGGGGTTATCGAGAATGCGCTGGGCGAGGTAGTTCTCAATCCGGGCGTCGTTGGTAGCCGAGGCCTGGAGCGCTGCCACGAGGATTTGTTCGCGCTGCTGGCGGATGATGTCCACAATCCGCTTCCGAATTTCAGGATTGTCCAGCTTGGGTTCGATGGCTTCCGTCCGCTTGCCGGTCAGCTTGAAAATGTAGAGCCGCCCGTTGGAGCCGGGGATCGGCTCGGTGATCTGCCCTTCGGTCATGCTGAAAAAACGTTTGGCCAGGGCTTCCCCGAAGGTCTGCCGCAGAATGTCTTCCGGGAAAAACCCGGCATCGCCGCTGTTCTGGGCCGTCTGGATGTCTTCCGAGACGGTGCGGGCCACGGTGGCAAAGTCATCTCCGGCTTTGAGCCGTTCGGCAATCTTGGTGATTTTCTCCCTGGCCTGGGCTTCACCGATGGCATCGTTTTTCAGCCCGTTGTCGGCCGGGTCCACGGCGATGATGCCCAGCGAGACCCCCCGTTCGAGGCGGAACTGATCCTTGTTCTGGTTGAAAAACTCTTCGATTTCCTTGTCTGAGGGCGCCGGCACTTTGGCTTTGAGCTTTTCCTGAAGCTTGCTGACGAGCAGCGCGTGGCGGGTTTCTGTCCGAAACTCCTCTTCCGTCAATCCGGCTTCCTTGAGTTTTTTCCGGTAGTCCTCTTCGGACAGTCCCTCATCGGCAATCTGCCGCTTGACGGCCTGGTCAACTTCGGCATCCGTGACCTGGATTTGCTCGCGCTGGGCGCGCTGGAGCAGGATTTCTTCGTTGATGAGGGCATCAAGGGCCTTGAGTTGGGCAGCGGCCAGCTCGATAGGGCTGAGGTCGCTCAACTTGGCATTGGGTTGCTGCTGTTTGAGGGTCTGCTCGATGCGCCGGTTGACTTTGGCGAGCGGAATAACCACGGCATTGACTTTGGCGGCAATCTCGGCGGTGCCGCCGGTCGCACCGTCGGTCTGGTCACAACCGGCAAAAAAAACGGCGCTTCCGCCGGACAGCGCCAGGATGAGAACAAAGGATGCTAAACGCTTCACAAAGGACTCCTTATGGCGGCAACACAGGTTTGACTCGCACCACACGGTTCTGGTACAAATGCGAGTTTCACATACTAAAGGAAGACGAATCGAAGAGCAATCTACTGTACATCTTGGCGCTCCCGTTCGTTTTACCGGTATCGTTCTGGAGGGAATGTTTTCGTGGCACTGAGCGCAGAAGTCAAACGCAGCATTCTACAGGAATATGGGCGACATGCGACCGATACGGGGTCGTCGGAGGTGCAGATAGCTCTGTTGACCAAGCGAATTGAGGAGTTGACTGTCCACTTCAAGACCCACGTCAAGGACAATCACTCCCGGCGCGGCTTGCTCAAACTCGTCAGCCAGCGGCGGCGGTTGCTTAACTATCTCAAGCGTCAGGACGCCGAGCGTTACCAGCAGGTTATTTCAAAACTTGGCATTCGGAAGTAGGTGTGAAGATGGTTCCGGCGTGGTCGCGGGGCTGATGCGGAGCCAGGCGGTCATCACCGGACACCAGAGTGCAGGGGCGCGACCGGCCCAACCCGTCACTTGTCGGGCGCTTTTCAGCGTACCGAGGATGACGGGTTTTGTCTTTTGGCGTTTCATGCTGTGGAGAAGTCCATTGCCGCCGGGAGCTGACCGTGGCGCGGATAGTCCCGGCGCCGTGCGGCACTTCTGCCGGGCAGAACTTCCCTGCGGTGGCGTCCAGCGGTTTTTCTCAATGGGATGAAGGGAGATAAGACGTTTTATGTATATCAGGCAAGCGATTTCAGTTGGCGGGCGTGAACTCTCCATTGAAACCGGAAAGATCGCCAAACAGGCTGATGGAGCCGTGATGGTGACTTGTGGTGAAACCGTGGTGCTCGTGACAGCCGTGGCGGCCAAGGAGCCGAGTGCGCGGGGCTTCTTCCCGCTGACAGTGGATTACCGGGAATATGGCTACGCTTCCGGGCGCATTCCAGGCGGCTATTTCAAACGCGAAGGCCGCCCGACCGAACGTGAAATAGTCACGTCCCGGCTTATTGACCGCCCGCTTCGTCCGTTGTTTACCGAAGGCTTTGACAGTGAAACCCAGATCATCGCCCTGGTGATGTCTGCCGACAAGCACAATGACCCGGACGTTCTGGCGATTACCGGGGCCTCGGCGGCGCTCTACATTTCCGACATTCCGTTTGAAACGCCCATTGCCGGTGTCCGGGTGGGGTTGGTGGATGGCCGACTGGTCATCAATCCGACCTACCAGGAAATGCGGGCCTCCAGTCTGAACCTGACCGTGGCCGGCAGTGAAGAGGCCATCGTGATGGTCGAAGCCGGAGCAAAAGAAGTCAGCGAAGAAATCATGGTCGAGGCGTTGCTTTTCGGGCACAACGAAATCAAACGGCTGTGCGCCCTGCAGCACGAACTGCGCGCCAAGGTCGGCAAGCCAAAGCGTCAGGTCACACCCGTGACCTTGGACGAAGCCATTCTGCAGGCCATCGCGGCGGACTACACCGACCGGCTGCGGGCGGCGCTCGATGTGCGCGGACGCGACAAGCTGACGAGCTATGCCGAAGTGGATGCGCTTGAAAAAGAGGTCATTGGACGTTATCCGGCGGACGCGCCCGACCAGCGCGCCATGGCGCAGCGCGTGTTTGAGCACCTGAAAGAAAAAATCTTCCGGGAGGACATCCTGCTCAACCGCCGGCGTCCTGACGGGCGCAAGTTTTCGGAAATCCGGCCCATCGAGATTGAAGTCGGCGTGTTGCCCCGGGCGCACGGCAGCGCTCTGTTTACCCGTGGCGAAACCCAGGCGATTGTCACGGCCACCTTGGGCACGAGCCAGGATGTGCAGTACCTGGACGATCTGGAAGCCGGCGAAATCAAGCGGGATTTCATGCTCAACTACAATTTTCTCCCGTTCAGTGTGGGTGAAACCGGGCGGATGGGCAGTCCCGGACGGCGGGAAGTCGGTCACGGCGCACTGGCGCACCGCGCCCTGCAGGCTGTCCTGCCAACGGATGATTTCCCGTATGTGACGCGCGTCGTCTCCGATATTACGGAGTCCAACGGGTCATCTTCCATGGCCACGGTGTGCGGCGGCGCACTGGCCCTGATGGATGCCGGCGTCCCCATCAAGGCGCCCGTTGCCGGGGTCGCCATGGGGCTGGTGATGGACGACAAACGCTATGCCGTACTGACCGACATCGCCGGCGCCGAAGACCACTACGGCGACATGGATTTCAAAGTGGCCGGGACACGCCACGGCATTACGGCGCTTCAGATGGACATCAAGGTGAAAGGGCTGAATGCCCAAATCCTGGCCGATGCGCTTCAGCAGGCCAAACAGGGCCGGCTCTACATTCTGGAGAAAATGCAGGCGGTACTGCCGGCGCCACGACCGCAGATCAATCCACTGGCGCCGCGGATTCTGACCATGACCATTCCGGTGGCCAAGATTCGGGATGTCATCGGCAGCGGTGGCAAAGTCGTACGTGGCATTGTCGAGAAGACCGGCTGCAAGATTGACATCGAGGATTCCGGCCGGGTCATCATTGCAGCTTCGGACCAGGAAGCCGGGCAGCGCGCCCGGGCCATGATCGAGGCCATCATCGAAGAAGCTGAGCCTGGCAAAACCTATCTTGGCACGGTCACACGTATTGCCGAGTTCGGTGCTTTTGTCGAAATTTTCCCCGGCACGGAAGGGTTGTTACACATTTCGGAAATTGCCAACTACCGCGTCCGGTCGGTGGCGGACGAGCTCAAGGAAGGACAGCAGTTGATGGTCAAGTGTCTGAGCGCGGACCCCAGTGGCAAGATTCGTCTCAGCCGGCGGGCCCTGCTCGAAGAAACGTCCACCAGCAATGGGGAAACGGAGCGGTCCGCACCGCCGGAACGTTCAGGGTCGCCGGAGCGGGACAGCGACCGCCGTTCCCGCCGCCGCTGAAACCAGCCGGCAGCCGCGTGGTGAGCTTTTTCCGTAAAGTGAACGTTTTGGAAGACTTGCTGGAACCACAGTGGCTTTGGTAGCGTCTGTCCTGCAAGCTACAAGGCGGGAATTCCAAAACGTTGCTGAACCCTGCTGACGCCCACGTTCAAGGCAGAGCGAGGCTGACTATGACGAAAGCCGACCTGGTGGAAGTGGTGGCGCGGGCTGCCGACTTGACGAAAAAGGATGCCGAAGTCGTCGTTGAAGAGGTCTTCGCAGCCATCATTGAGTCCCTGAATCGCGGTGAAAAGATCGAATTGCGCGGTTTCGGCTCATTTCGTATCCGCCAGCGTAACCCACGCCGTGGGCGCAATCCCAAGACCGGCGACGCCGTGGACATCCCGGCCAAGGCGGTGCCCTATTTCAAGCCGGGCAAGGAGTTACGGGAACTCATCAACCAGCGGATGCCCTCGGCCTGAGACGGTTGCCCGGCTGGGCTCTTTCATCCGTGTGGTGGTCTGCCGGGAGTGGATCAAGGAGACACCTCGTGGACGTGCTGTGGAGTCCGTGGCGTTACCGCTACATTGCGGGGCTTGATCGCCAGCCGGAACATCCGGCCGAGGCGACCACGGCGTGCCCTTTTTGTCGGATTCCGGCGGAAGAGCGGGATGCTGAAAACTTCGTCCTGTACCGGGGACGCCACAACTTCGTTCTCCTCAACATCCATCCCTACATCAACGGCCACGTTATGGTCGTTCCCTATGCCCACGTCGGGAGGTTGTCGGCGCTCCCGACCGAGGCGGGGTATGAAATGTTCGATCTGACCCGCTATCTGACGGAAATCCTGACTCAGGAGTACCGTGCCATGGGGTGCAATGTTGGCATGAATCTTGGACAGGCCGCCGGCGCCGGCATTGCCGACCATCTGCACATGCACGTCATGCCGCGCTGGTTTGGGGATGTGAACTTCGTGACGACCATTGGGGAAACGCGGGTGCTCCCGGAAGAGTTGCCTACGACCTATGCCCGCCTGCGTCCCTACTTTGCCAAACTGGAGGAGAACGGGCTGCCGCCAGGCATTTCCGCCTCCGCATGAGGTGTGCCGTTGGTCCTTTGACCCGTTGGGTGCGTCACCATGCGTGAAATTCTCGAACCGATCGCCCATCAACTCCAGAATCCCCAGGACCTCGACCGCGTGTTGTCGGCAGTAGTACAACGGGCAGCCGAAAGCGTAACGGCCGTGTGCGCGCGCCTGTGGCTGATTCGGCGGGGGGATATATGCCAGACCTGCCAGTGGGCAGCGGACTGTCCCGACAAGCGGCGCTGCCTGCACCTGAAGGCAAACTTCGGGGTTCCCGTCGAAGCTGCTTACCGGCGTGCGCCCCTGGTTGTGCTTTCAGGGGAGCAGTTGGCACGTGGTGGCGTGGTAGCCTGGGCACCGCCGCCTTCAACCGCCGCGATGTTGCTGGACCCCCGGCTGGCCGATGAGCAGGGAGTGGTGTCGTTCATCGCCCATCCGTTGCGCGTCGAAAACCGTGTGCTGGGGCTGCTGGCCGTTTTCGGGGCGCGGATGTTTACAGTTGCAGACTTTGAAGCCTGCGCCATCCAGGCGGCAGCCGCCTCGACGGCCATCCGGGTTGCCGAACTGGTCAACCGCGTACAGCGGGCTGACACCACTGTGCGTGACAAGTCCCGCGAGTTGGAGCAGCAGAGCCGCCTGCTGACCGCCATTCTCACCCACTCGACGGACCGCGCCATTCTTATTGAGGACCTGGACGGCAACATTCTGGCGTTCAACGAGGGGGCACGCCGTGCCTATGGCTATGGCCCCGAAGAGGTCATCGGGCGCGCCACCGCCGACAAACTCCACGCGCCAGAGGACTGGCGCAGCGGCCACGTCAGCAGGATTTACCAGCAGGCACTGGAACAGGGGGCGTATGTCGGAGAAATCCGCCGGCAGCACCAGGATGGACACATCTTTGTCGAACACACGACATTGACTGCACTCCGGGACGAGGAAGGTGATCCGGCCGGGTTCCTCTCCCTTGCGCCGGTGGGCCCTGAGCCGTCCCGTGCGGCGGCTTCGGAGGGCATCCTGGAGGCGCTTGAAGAACTCGCCACCATCCGGCGACCGGAAAACATTGTGTCAGAAACCCTGTTGCAGATGTGCCGGTTGAGTGCGTCTCCGGCGGCTGCCCTGCTGACTTTGGAAGGAAGCGCCCTGGGGGTGCGCGCTGTCCACAGTGAGGCGGCCTTTGTGCCCGGGCTGGTTGGCCGGAAATGGTCTCTGGGGGATGTCCCGGAGCTGTTTCGCGCTCTGGAGCAGGGGCAGGTTGAGCCGCTTGGTGTCTCGGCCGACCGGTTGTTGGCGGATGCCTCTGCTGGCGGTTTGGCCGTCCCGATGCTGCGGCAGCAGGTGCAGTCCGTGGTGGTGCTTGTCGCTCCACAGCGGAAGGATGCCGGACCACTGCTCCAGTTGGCCAAACTGGCGGCGGCATTTCTCAAATGGCAGCTTCTGGCTGAGCAACTCGAAGCACGTGAACAGGCGTTGGTCACGGAAGAAGCCACCCGCAATGCCCGGCATGAACAACTGGCACAGGCGTATGAACAGCTTGCTGAGTCCCACCAGGCCGCCCTGGCCAAGGTGGCCGAACTCGAAGCCGGGCGGCAGAAGCTCCAGCAGTCCCTGCAGGCGGCGACGGATGCCCAACGTACGGCTGAGGCGCAGATCGCCGAGTTGGCGGCAAAGCTGGCCGGGGCCGAGGCCGAACAGGCACGTCTGATGGAAGCCTGCCGTCAGTCAGACGTTTTGGCTGAGCAGGCGCGCCAGGTGGCGGCCGAAGCGGCGGCCCGCTGTGAAACCCTGGTAGCCAGGCAGGAAGCTGCTCTTCGGGAGCGGGACCTTTTTCGGGCACGGGTTGAGCTGCTGGAAGCTGATTTACGCCAGACACGCCAGCACGCCGAGCGCGCCACCCACCAGCACGCTGAAGCCCTGGTTCACATCCACGAGCTGGAAGAGAAGCTGGCTGCCCGCACCCAGGACCTGGAAACTGCTGAGCAAGCCCTGGTCGAGCTGCAGGAGCGGTATGAAGCGTCCCATCACCAGATGACAGAACGGATCGCCCAACTTGAGGACCTGCTCGCTGAAGCCCAGCAATCCATAGCGACACACAGCGCGGAAGCCGAACGCCTCACGGCTCAGGTCCGCGAGTTGACGGAGGAAGTTGCCGCTGCACAGCAGGCACGCCTTGATGCCCAGCACGCGGTTGAGACCCTGCGCCACGACCTGGATACCACCCAGCAGTTGCTTGAAGAAGCCGTTGTGCGCAGTCAAACGGCCGAACACAGAGCGGCGGAACTGGAAGAACGTACCGCCACACTCCTTTCCGAAGTGATTGCTGTTCAGGAGGAACAGGCCCGGCTTATCAGCGAGTGCGAGGGGCTGGAAAGCGCGTTGTCCACGGCCAAAGCCGAGGTTGAGCGGCAAGCTCAGGCCATTGCTCTGTTTGAAAACCATATTGATACGCTCGAACGCTCACTGGCAACGAGCGAGGTGGCCCGTGCCGCACTTATCCAGCGGGTGGAAACACTGCTTGAGGAGCGGACGGTATGGCGACAGACCCTCGATCATCTGGAAGCACGTTTGGCCGAACGCCAAGCCGTGGCACAGGCGGCTGTTTCCGCTCCTCATGTGACCGGCGAAAGCACGTCCGTGGCACTGCCCCTGGCCGAGGGCGAAGTGGCGCGGCTGCGGGAACGGCTGGCCCAGCGTGAGGCGGAAAATGCCTCGCTGCGCCAGCGGCTGTCCCTGCTGCAGGGCACCTACCGGGAAACCGTCGCCGTGTTGCAGTCCCGCCTCGACGATCTCGCCAAACTCAATGCCATCACCGGAGCACACCGCAAACTTGAAGATGTGCTGTTTGAGACTTCTCCACCGTCTTCAACGGCGCCGGTCGTGGTAGTGGCCTGTGACGACGCCGACCTGCGCGCCCGGTTGGCCGCCTGGTGTCAGCAGGCTGGCTACCAGACAAGGCAGGTCATGGACAGTGACGCCACACTGGCGACACTGATGCTGGACCCGCCGCAGAGCATCGTGCTGGCCGGGACGCCAACCCACATCAGCGATGCCTACCGCCGCATCCGGCGGAATCCCGATTGGCGCACCCTCCCGATCGTCGTTATCACACCGGAGTCCTTTGCCGGCATCTCGGCTTCCCCCTCGACCCTGACCCTTGACCAGCAGGCGATTTCACCGGCGTCCCTCCAGAAGGCACTTCGGCGATGGTCGGCAGCGTAGAGTCCCGACCACTACGGATGACACCTAATGGCCGCTCGAACCAATGGTCCGCACAAGGCGCACGGCCATTGCCGGTCGAACCCGGTTGGGCATGCTACGGTCTGCGCCAAGGCCAACCTGGAAGGAATACTGCCGCCACTGAAACTGGGCCTGTGGCAAAACGGTCCAGTCCGTACGGCGTCTGGCGCCTACCGCCAGATTGGTTTCCAGACCAAGGACAAGGCGCTCAGAAACCTCCCGAAAGACCGTCGGGTTGAAGACGCCCCGGATGTTTCGCTGCGCCTCCTGGCGCTCGAACCGTACGCCCTGCATCGTAAACAATGACCAGTGCTGTCCGAAACGATGACCAGTCAGATGGAGTATATCAAGTTGCAGGTCTTTTCCTGAGCGCGCGCGTTCAAGCAGGGCCTGCCAGCCGTGGATGGAGCGCTGCCGGCGAAAGGTGCCGAAGGTTCCCTGAAGTCCAAACTTGAAGGCTTCCAGATGCCCACCCTGGAAAGGGATTTCAACCTCCACGGTGTGTCCAGGGGCAAAGGCCCATTCGACCTCCGGCGCCCAAGCGACACCGGTTGCAGGGCGGCCGATGGAGGGGCGGACAAGGGTGTTGACCTCCAGTTCACCCCGTTCGGCTCCCAGCGGGCGCATAAGGTCAAACAGCATGGGTTCTGGAATCACGGGAACCTGACGTGGCTTGGGCTTTTCCTGTTCCCGGTACGTACTTGGGGCAAGGTCCGGGAAGTTTTCGACGCCTTCCCGTCCATCGGCGACGGCATCGTTTGGAACGGAGTCCTGCGTTCCGGCTGGGGCCGGAAAAACGTCTGGGACCGGGACACGTCCCGCCGGTCTGGTGTCCGGTGGCGGTGCAGACAGAAGCGGCAGGTGCTGCCCCTGACCAGTGGATGAAAGTGCACACAGGGCAAGAACATGGGCAAGGCCGGGGACGAGGCTGGCCATCAGCCAGCGCCAGCGGCAAACACACTTTGGCATTGCGGAATCCTCCACGACAGTTCACTGCGGTTGCCAGGAACACCTGCCACGTGCTGGGCCAGGTGTCCTGTGAGCAGGAAGCCACCTTTCAGGTCAGTTCAGATCAGGGTGGTTTGGGTTGTCAGCGTGTGTGGAGGAGGGGCACGCGAGGGAAGCCCTGCCACGGACTCGTATGGTGTTCGATTCCGGTACGGACAGAACCAGACCCGGTGAGGTTCAATGTCCAGGGCCGTGAAGACCAGTCTCCAGAAAATCGGTGCTGGTTGGGGCGGGCGGGTACTTTTGGTCAACCAGTCGGCGGCCGTGGCGCTGTCTGTAGGTTCCGGCCCCGATTGGTACAGCGGCTCTCTGGTGACACAGGGGGTGAACACCCCGTGTCCGTCGTTTTCCAGGTGAATGAAGCGGCCAAGCAGCCCATCGGCCACCAGCAGGTCTGCCAGGTTGTCGGCGTTGACATCCTGGACGGCAAAACCGACGCCATTCGCCGTGATGGTCATCTTATCGGGCTGGCTGCTGAGGCGGACTTCGATCAGGTAGCGCCCATCGGTGGTGGTGTTACCTGAAACGGTGTCTGGCAGGTGGTCGCCGTCGAGGTACGCGATGATATGTCCCACAGGGCCGGCCGGGGCGGTCTGGTTGACCAGGCTGGACGGGCGCTGGGGTACAGTGTTCGGTCGCGACGCCAGAAACGACAGCCCCGGCAGGCCGGCCAGCACCAGACAAAACAGCCAGATTGGATGCCATCGGCGGCAGAAAACCATCGTTTACACCTCTGGGCTGGACGACGCCCGGTTGCTCACCAGTGTTTCAGTCAGCCGGTTAAAATACATAAAGTGTGAACCAGCACCGCTGATTCCAGGTGTGAGATTTTTAACACACAAGGGGACGGGTTCCACGCAGGCAAAGTCCACCGGTTGGGAAGCATCGCCAGGTTTCTCGAAAGCCCTTGCTGATTTACCTGGTTGCGCTATGCTTGGGACTTTTCCAAATCCTGTAGTCCATCGGAAACTGCAACATGCGCGAAAACGTTCTCCAGCGGGCCCTGGTCATCCTGGCGGTGACGCTGGCCTCCTTGTATGTCATTCTCATCGGCTGGCGCGCCCCACGCCTCGAAGATTTCAAATCCTTTGACCAGATCAAGAAAAACGTCGCCACAAACATCAAGCTGGGGCTTGACCTCAAGGGCGGTTCGCACCTCGTCATGCAGGTCATGGTGGACGAAGCCCTCAAGAAGCTGTGTGACGACAATGCCGAAAAAGCCAAGGGCATCCTGGAAAACATCGGCATTTCGGTCAAGGAAGCCAGGAGCCTGTCGGCAACCCAGCTTGCCATCACCATCAATGACGCCGAGCGCATAGCAGAAGCGCGGGACAAGGTACTGGAAGATTTTGGCAAGTCGGAATGGAACGCAACGGTCAGTGGGGACACGCTGACCTTCACGCTCAGCGAGCGGGTGGCTCAGGAGTACCGGCGGCGGGCGGTCGAGCAGGCGATGCTCATTATTGAAAACCGCATCAATGCCTTTGGCGTGGCTGAGCCGACCCTGCAACGGTATGGCCCGGAGCAAAACCACCAGATTCTGCTCCAGTTGCCCGGGGTGGACGATCCTGAGCGTGTCAAGAAGACGCTGGTGCTGGAGTCAAACCTGGAGCTGCGTCCGGTGGATGGCACCTACCGTACCTATGCCACACTCGAAGAAGCCAAGGCTGCCGTGGGGGTGCGGACGGATGTGGAAGCCCTGCCCCTTGATGAGCGCGACGAGGACGAAGCTACGGACGAAGACGGCAACCCGGTAACGCGCCGGAACCGTCAGCCCAAGCCTGATACACCCACGGCTTACATGGTCGTCTCCAAAACACCGGTCGTGGTGGGGCGCGACCTGCGCGATGCGTTTGCTGCTTCAGGCACTGTGGATGGTGATGGCGATTACCG
This genomic window contains:
- a CDS encoding PAS domain S-box protein, translated to MREILEPIAHQLQNPQDLDRVLSAVVQRAAESVTAVCARLWLIRRGDICQTCQWAADCPDKRRCLHLKANFGVPVEAAYRRAPLVVLSGEQLARGGVVAWAPPPSTAAMLLDPRLADEQGVVSFIAHPLRVENRVLGLLAVFGARMFTVADFEACAIQAAAASTAIRVAELVNRVQRADTTVRDKSRELEQQSRLLTAILTHSTDRAILIEDLDGNILAFNEGARRAYGYGPEEVIGRATADKLHAPEDWRSGHVSRIYQQALEQGAYVGEIRRQHQDGHIFVEHTTLTALRDEEGDPAGFLSLAPVGPEPSRAAASEGILEALEELATIRRPENIVSETLLQMCRLSASPAAALLTLEGSALGVRAVHSEAAFVPGLVGRKWSLGDVPELFRALEQGQVEPLGVSADRLLADASAGGLAVPMLRQQVQSVVVLVAPQRKDAGPLLQLAKLAAAFLKWQLLAEQLEAREQALVTEEATRNARHEQLAQAYEQLAESHQAALAKVAELEAGRQKLQQSLQAATDAQRTAEAQIAELAAKLAGAEAEQARLMEACRQSDVLAEQARQVAAEAAARCETLVARQEAALRERDLFRARVELLEADLRQTRQHAERATHQHAEALVHIHELEEKLAARTQDLETAEQALVELQERYEASHHQMTERIAQLEDLLAEAQQSIATHSAEAERLTAQVRELTEEVAAAQQARLDAQHAVETLRHDLDTTQQLLEEAVVRSQTAEHRAAELEERTATLLSEVIAVQEEQARLISECEGLESALSTAKAEVERQAQAIALFENHIDTLERSLATSEVARAALIQRVETLLEERTVWRQTLDHLEARLAERQAVAQAAVSAPHVTGESTSVALPLAEGEVARLRERLAQREAENASLRQRLSLLQGTYRETVAVLQSRLDDLAKLNAITGAHRKLEDVLFETSPPSSTAPVVVVACDDADLRARLAAWCQQAGYQTRQVMDSDATLATLMLDPPQSIVLAGTPTHISDAYRRIRRNPDWRTLPIVVITPESFAGISASPSTLTLDQQAISPASLQKALRRWSAA
- the secD gene encoding protein translocase subunit SecD, which translates into the protein MRENVLQRALVILAVTLASLYVILIGWRAPRLEDFKSFDQIKKNVATNIKLGLDLKGGSHLVMQVMVDEALKKLCDDNAEKAKGILENIGISVKEARSLSATQLAITINDAERIAEARDKVLEDFGKSEWNATVSGDTLTFTLSERVAQEYRRRAVEQAMLIIENRINAFGVAEPTLQRYGPEQNHQILLQLPGVDDPERVKKTLVLESNLELRPVDGTYRTYATLEEAKAAVGVRTDVEALPLDERDEDEATDEDGNPVTRRNRQPKPDTPTAYMVVSKTPVVVGRDLRDAFAASGTVDGDGDYRIIFKLKDEAAKKFGEWTGKNIGKGLAIVLNGRIKSAPTIRGQIRETGEITGNFTKASAEDLALVLRSGALPARIVYLEERTVGPSLGADSIRQGVAASIAGLVFILVFMVVYYRLSGVNAIISLILNLVMLLAAMAMFGAVLTLPGIAGVILTIGMAVDSNVLIFERIREELRAGKAVINAVELGFDKAFITILDTHVTTVVSSLILFVFGTGPIRGFAVTLLAGLLANIFTATFVSKTMFGYVLSRSERPTALSI